In one Rhodohalobacter sp. 614A genomic region, the following are encoded:
- the sufC gene encoding Fe-S cluster assembly ATPase SufC gives MLELKNLHAEVEEDGTEILKGVNLNIGKGEIHAIMGPNGSGKSTLAKVIAGHPEYEVTEGDILFNGESILELDPDERAHAGVFLAFQYPVEVPGVTNTTLLRESYNTIAASRGREELDPLEFDDYIREKLDLVEMRPDFLERSVNTGFSGGEKKRNEIFQMAVLEPSLALLDETDSGLDIDALKVVSNGINKLHGDDDAVVLITHYQRLLNYIVPDYVHVMIGGKIVKSGDKDLALTLEEQGYDWLEAHATVNGEVK, from the coding sequence GTGTTAGAACTAAAGAATCTTCATGCAGAAGTTGAGGAAGACGGAACTGAAATCCTCAAAGGAGTTAACCTCAATATTGGAAAAGGAGAAATCCATGCCATAATGGGCCCGAATGGAAGCGGGAAAAGTACCCTTGCCAAAGTAATTGCGGGTCACCCCGAGTACGAAGTTACGGAAGGCGATATTCTGTTTAACGGCGAAAGCATTCTCGAACTCGACCCAGATGAACGAGCTCATGCAGGAGTATTTCTTGCGTTCCAATATCCAGTGGAAGTACCGGGTGTAACCAATACAACTCTCTTGCGGGAGTCTTACAATACCATTGCTGCGTCACGGGGACGAGAAGAATTGGATCCCCTCGAATTTGACGATTACATTCGCGAGAAACTTGATCTCGTTGAAATGAGACCCGATTTCCTTGAGCGAAGTGTCAATACAGGATTTTCCGGCGGTGAGAAAAAACGAAATGAGATATTCCAGATGGCGGTTCTCGAACCATCACTTGCACTGCTCGATGAAACCGATTCCGGCCTTGATATCGATGCTTTGAAGGTAGTCTCAAACGGAATTAACAAACTTCACGGCGATGATGATGCCGTTGTACTCATTACACACTATCAGCGATTACTGAATTACATTGTGCCTGATTACGTGCATGTGATGATCGGCGGAAAGATCGTTAAGTCTGGTGACAAAGATCTCGCCCTCACACTTGAAGAACAGGGATATGACTGGCTGGAAGCTCATGCAACTGTAAACGGAGAGGTTAAGTAA
- the sufB gene encoding Fe-S cluster assembly protein SufB: MSETKALESMIGEEYKYGFTTEVEYEDFPTGLNEDIIRLISEKKNEPEWMTEFRLKAYRGWKEMEEPDWFNATYEKPKFDKLQYYSAPKKKPKLNSLDEVDPNIRETYEKLGIPLEEQKMLSGVAVDAVFDSVSIFTSFKEKLAEAGVIFCSISEAIQEYPELVKKYMGSVVPARDNFYAALNSAVFSDGSFCFVPKDTICPMELSTYFRINNMNSGQFERTLIIAEENSHVSYLEGCTAPMYDEHQLHAAVVELVALDNAEIKYSTIQNWYSGDEEGRGGIYNFVTKRGACRGDNSKISWTQLETGSAVTLKYPSVILQGDNSVGEFFSVAVTSKKQQADTGTKMIHIGKNTKSTIISKGISAGRSNNSYRGEVKISKKAQNARNYSQCDSMLIGQTCGAHTFPYIESSNPTAKVEHEATTSRVGEDQIFYLQQRGISEDDAISLIVNGFCKEVLKELPMEFAVEANKLLGIKLEGSVG, translated from the coding sequence ATGAGTGAGACAAAAGCTCTCGAATCCATGATTGGCGAAGAGTACAAATATGGATTCACCACAGAAGTTGAATATGAAGATTTCCCCACTGGCCTGAATGAAGATATTATTCGTTTAATTTCTGAAAAGAAAAATGAGCCTGAGTGGATGACCGAATTTCGGTTGAAGGCGTATCGTGGCTGGAAAGAAATGGAAGAACCGGACTGGTTCAACGCCACCTATGAGAAACCCAAATTCGACAAGCTTCAATACTATTCTGCTCCCAAAAAGAAACCGAAACTCAACAGCCTTGATGAAGTAGATCCGAATATCCGGGAAACATACGAGAAGCTCGGAATTCCGCTCGAAGAACAAAAAATGCTTTCGGGTGTGGCTGTGGATGCGGTTTTTGATAGTGTCTCAATCTTTACATCCTTTAAAGAAAAGCTGGCTGAAGCAGGAGTGATTTTCTGCTCCATTTCTGAAGCAATCCAGGAATATCCTGAACTGGTGAAAAAATATATGGGTTCTGTGGTACCTGCCCGCGATAATTTTTATGCGGCGTTGAACTCAGCGGTATTTTCAGATGGATCATTCTGTTTTGTGCCGAAGGATACGATCTGCCCGATGGAATTGTCCACTTATTTCCGGATCAACAATATGAATTCGGGTCAGTTTGAACGCACGCTCATCATCGCCGAAGAGAACAGCCATGTAAGCTATTTGGAAGGCTGTACGGCCCCGATGTATGATGAACATCAGCTTCACGCAGCCGTTGTTGAACTGGTTGCTTTGGACAACGCTGAAATCAAATACTCAACCATTCAGAACTGGTATTCCGGTGATGAAGAAGGAAGAGGAGGTATCTACAATTTTGTTACCAAGCGAGGTGCATGCCGGGGAGACAATTCAAAAATTTCCTGGACTCAGCTCGAAACCGGTTCGGCCGTAACTCTTAAATACCCGAGCGTCATCTTACAGGGTGATAATTCAGTCGGAGAATTTTTCTCCGTTGCTGTAACCAGTAAAAAACAGCAGGCTGATACCGGAACCAAGATGATTCACATTGGCAAAAACACGAAGAGTACCATTATTTCGAAAGGTATTTCTGCCGGACGGTCCAATAATAGTTACCGTGGCGAGGTGAAGATCAGTAAAAAAGCACAGAATGCACGGAATTATTCTCAGTGTGATTCTATGCTGATTGGACAAACGTGTGGCGCTCACACATTCCCGTACATTGAATCTTCAAACCCGACGGCAAAAGTTGAGCACGAAGCTACAACTTCACGGGTGGGTGAAGATCAGATTTTTTACCTGCAACAACGTGGAATCAGCGAGGATGATGCCATCTCTCTGATCGTAAACGGATTCTGTAAAGAGGTACTGAAAGAATTGCCGATGGAATTTGCCGTTGAAGCCAATAAGCTGCTTGGCATCAAACTTGAAGGAAGTGTTGGATAA